A genomic segment from Gilvibacter sp. SZ-19 encodes:
- a CDS encoding choice-of-anchor B family protein, whose translation MKKILLALLFISSNLLVAQIPCESGTADGFPCQGLDLMDRIPLETFDAFLANDNWGWTDTETGKEYALIGLSNGTAFVDISDPLDVVYLGKLPTFTESSIWRDIKVYQNFAFIVSEADDHGMQVFDLTRLRTVSSPPVTFDQDAHYSGFGSAHNIAINEDTGFAYAIGTDTFGGGIHMVNIQTPLSPQFAGGFADSGYSHDAQIVTYTGPDTEHIGKELFFGSNEDVVVIVDVTDKDNPSMLSMVDYSDTGYTHQGWLTEDQRYFLLADEVDEIIFGFETKTIIFDVSDLDNPEFAFNYFSQNSATDHNGYVVGDQFYLASYRAGLRVLDISGIDSGTVVESHYFDTWPSSDNAGTGAGSWNVYPFFESGNIVVSDQDNGFFLVRDNSVLSTAEAEILEAIAYPNPMEDQLNIQFTAPISSIKIYNLAGQLVKKLDSNANATTINLDVSQLAAGFYSLQINNTVTQKLIKR comes from the coding sequence ATGAAAAAGATATTACTCGCGCTGCTTTTTATAAGCTCTAATTTACTTGTGGCTCAGATTCCTTGTGAATCGGGTACCGCCGACGGCTTCCCTTGTCAAGGTCTGGACCTAATGGACCGTATTCCCCTTGAAACATTTGACGCTTTTTTAGCCAATGACAACTGGGGTTGGACAGATACCGAAACTGGCAAGGAATACGCTTTGATTGGACTTAGCAATGGAACCGCTTTTGTAGATATTTCAGACCCTTTGGATGTGGTTTATTTAGGTAAGCTTCCCACTTTTACCGAATCCAGCATTTGGCGCGATATTAAGGTATACCAAAACTTCGCTTTTATTGTCAGCGAGGCCGACGATCACGGCATGCAGGTCTTTGACCTAACTCGTCTGAGAACCGTTAGTAGCCCGCCAGTGACATTTGACCAGGACGCTCATTATAGCGGATTTGGAAGCGCCCATAATATCGCTATAAACGAAGATACCGGATTTGCTTACGCCATTGGAACCGACACTTTTGGCGGTGGAATACATATGGTGAACATTCAAACACCATTGAGTCCTCAATTTGCAGGTGGATTTGCAGATAGCGGCTATAGTCACGACGCCCAAATTGTGACTTACACCGGGCCGGACACGGAACATATAGGAAAAGAGCTCTTTTTTGGTAGCAATGAGGACGTGGTGGTCATAGTAGATGTGACAGACAAAGACAATCCAAGTATGTTGTCTATGGTAGATTACAGCGACACTGGATATACCCACCAAGGCTGGCTTACAGAAGATCAACGCTATTTTCTTTTGGCCGATGAGGTTGACGAGATCATCTTCGGATTCGAGACCAAAACCATAATATTCGATGTTTCAGATCTGGACAACCCGGAATTCGCCTTCAACTATTTTAGTCAAAACTCCGCCACCGACCACAACGGCTATGTGGTAGGAGATCAGTTCTATTTGGCCAGTTATCGCGCAGGTTTGCGCGTGTTAGATATCTCCGGAATTGACTCGGGAACTGTTGTGGAATCTCATTATTTTGACACTTGGCCAAGCAGTGACAACGCAGGAACTGGTGCTGGCTCTTGGAACGTTTATCCCTTTTTTGAAAGTGGGAACATCGTAGTTTCAGATCAAGATAACGGTTTCTTTTTGGTGAGAGACAACAGTGTTTTAAGTACTGCGGAAGCAGAAATATTAGAAGCGATCGCCTATCCGAATCCAATGGAAGATCAACTCAATATTCAATTTACAGCCCCTATCTCGTCCATTAAGATATACAACCTGGCAGGTCAGTTGGTAAAGAAGCTGGATTCGAATGCGAATGCAACGACAATTAACCTAGATGTTAGCCAACTTGCTGCTGGTTTTTACAGCTTGCAGATCAATAATACCGTCACACAAAAACTCATTAAACGCTAA
- a CDS encoding choice-of-anchor B family protein, with amino-acid sequence MVTLKTKLVFGGFMAMVLCCLMYSCASDDGGLPDPVTTENDTNDDPVDDGPSIIGFLACDGGQAGSYPCNGIDLMSQIPLEIFTALRGNDSWGWVDPTTGREYALMGLNNGTAFVDITSPSNPVYLGKLPSATSSSNWRDIKTYNNHAFIVAEAEGHGMQVFDLTRLRDVTTAPETFTADAVLGEFGSAHNIVINEDSGYAYIVGASSFEGGPLFVNIQDPINPVVEGGYADGNYTHDAQVVTYNGPDTEHLGKEIFIGSNEDQIVIVDITDKANPIALASSEYSNVGYTHQGWFTEDQRYFLLGDELDEIQIGNRSRTIVFDFSDLDAPVVHTTYLGPTFAIDHNGYVQNNDFYLANYTAGMRLIDISDIAATNLTEVAFFDTYPDNDDTSFNGVWSVYPYLPSGNVIVSDITGGLFIVARQ; translated from the coding sequence ATGGTAACTTTAAAGACTAAACTAGTATTTGGGGGCTTTATGGCAATGGTTCTCTGCTGCCTGATGTACAGTTGCGCTTCTGACGATGGAGGCCTTCCGGACCCAGTTACTACAGAAAATGACACTAATGACGACCCTGTTGATGACGGCCCTAGCATTATAGGATTTTTGGCCTGCGATGGCGGCCAAGCCGGCTCTTATCCGTGTAACGGCATAGACCTGATGAGCCAGATTCCACTAGAGATCTTCACCGCCCTTCGCGGCAACGATTCTTGGGGCTGGGTAGACCCTACAACAGGCCGCGAATACGCCCTTATGGGCCTTAACAACGGAACTGCATTTGTAGATATTACTAGTCCATCGAATCCTGTATATCTGGGTAAGTTGCCCTCTGCAACCTCATCCAGTAATTGGAGAGACATCAAAACCTATAACAATCACGCTTTTATTGTTGCAGAAGCAGAAGGCCATGGCATGCAGGTCTTTGATCTGACTCGACTTCGCGATGTAACAACTGCTCCAGAGACGTTTACTGCGGATGCTGTGTTGGGCGAGTTTGGCAGTGCTCACAATATTGTGATCAATGAAGATTCAGGTTACGCTTATATAGTAGGCGCCAGTAGTTTTGAAGGTGGGCCTTTATTTGTCAACATACAAGATCCGATCAACCCTGTGGTAGAAGGTGGCTACGCGGATGGTAATTATACACACGATGCTCAGGTGGTAACTTACAATGGTCCAGACACCGAACACCTAGGCAAAGAGATATTCATAGGAAGTAACGAGGATCAGATCGTTATCGTAGATATTACGGACAAAGCCAATCCTATTGCTCTGGCCAGTAGCGAATATTCTAATGTTGGCTACACGCATCAAGGTTGGTTTACAGAAGATCAACGCTACTTTTTATTGGGAGATGAGCTGGATGAGATCCAAATAGGCAATCGCAGCAGAACCATAGTTTTTGACTTTTCCGATCTGGATGCTCCCGTGGTACACACTACATATTTGGGCCCGACCTTTGCCATAGACCACAACGGTTATGTGCAGAACAACGATTTCTATTTGGCCAACTATACTGCGGGAATGCGCCTTATTGACATCAGCGATATAGCTGCGACAAATCTTACAGAAGTAGCTTTTTTTGACACCTACCCAGACAATGACGACACCTCTTTTAACGGCGTCTGGAGTGTATATCCTTATTTGCCATCTGGAAATGTCATTGTAAGCGATATCACTGGAGGCCTCTTTATTGTTGCAAGACAGTAG